In Jejubacter calystegiae, the following are encoded in one genomic region:
- a CDS encoding OmpA family protein, with the protein MHKLSVKLLMVAMILSCSLALVTETAWSADGNALEKIYQGVPDVNPDQAQVVYFRSASVNIQDQNNANIYVDGEFQTALIPGSYSIFCLRPGVHVLGSWLKDEPGYAGKQQRQSKVPLEGGKTYFFVVDEDMGSSLHMLKKREATPLLMKTRLQDVLVSRASEVTRCQYLYTDYVLSGDVLFDFGKYAEQNIKTGGRSEISDVAGNLINKSHAKVMVIGHTDPIGSEQSNLDLGFRRASTVKALLMSAGLAGHDISVMTTGSQEPVASGCEGLERRQKIMCYAPDRRVVIRSYNK; encoded by the coding sequence ATGCATAAATTATCCGTAAAATTATTAATGGTTGCTATGATATTAAGTTGTAGCCTGGCTCTGGTGACTGAGACGGCATGGTCTGCTGATGGCAACGCTCTGGAAAAAATATATCAGGGAGTACCTGATGTTAACCCAGACCAGGCACAGGTTGTATATTTCCGTTCTGCCAGTGTTAATATCCAGGATCAGAATAATGCCAATATTTATGTCGATGGTGAATTTCAGACCGCACTGATCCCTGGTAGTTATAGCATTTTTTGTTTGAGGCCGGGAGTCCATGTTTTGGGTAGCTGGCTAAAGGATGAACCAGGATATGCCGGTAAGCAGCAACGGCAGAGTAAGGTACCTCTGGAAGGAGGAAAAACGTACTTCTTTGTTGTTGATGAAGATATGGGAAGCTCGTTGCATATGCTGAAAAAGCGTGAAGCGACTCCCCTATTGATGAAAACCCGATTGCAGGATGTTCTTGTTTCTCGTGCTTCGGAAGTGACTCGTTGTCAATATCTGTATACGGATTATGTTTTGTCAGGCGATGTTTTATTCGATTTTGGTAAATACGCTGAGCAGAATATTAAAACAGGGGGACGTAGTGAAATTTCAGATGTGGCTGGGAATCTGATCAACAAGAGTCATGCAAAAGTGATGGTTATTGGACATACCGATCCTATTGGCTCCGAGCAGAGTAACCTGGATTTGGGCTTTAGGCGAGCCAGTACGGTAAAAGCGCTGTTAATGAGCGCGGGATTGGCTGGACATGACATCAGTGTAATGACGACGGGTAGTCAGGAACCTGTAGCTAGTGGTTGTGAAGGGTTAGAACGCCGACAGAAAATTATGTGTTATGCGCCCGATCGTCGCGTTGTAATTCGCAGTTATAATAAATAA